From Streptomyces asiaticus, one genomic window encodes:
- a CDS encoding pyridoxamine 5'-phosphate oxidase family protein yields the protein MITEHEPQTALDTRFSSPDATATAWPEGRAGLAAAELYWLSTVRRDGRPHVTPLVAVWLDGALCFCTGPTEQKARNLAHNPRCVLTTGAGVLREGLDLVVEGTAEPVRDDATLRRIAAAYVEKYGEEWTFEVRDGAVHHESHEALVYRVAPATAFGFRKGEYGQTRWRF from the coding sequence ATGATCACCGAGCACGAACCGCAGACCGCGCTGGACACCCGTTTCAGCAGCCCGGACGCCACCGCCACCGCCTGGCCGGAGGGGCGTGCGGGGCTGGCGGCCGCGGAGCTCTACTGGCTGTCCACGGTCCGCCGGGACGGTCGCCCCCACGTCACCCCGCTGGTCGCCGTCTGGCTCGACGGCGCGCTCTGCTTCTGCACCGGCCCCACTGAACAGAAGGCCCGCAACCTCGCGCACAATCCGCGCTGCGTCCTCACCACGGGTGCGGGCGTGCTGCGCGAGGGTCTCGACCTGGTGGTCGAGGGCACGGCCGAGCCGGTGCGGGATGACGCCACGCTGCGGCGGATCGCCGCGGCGTACGTGGAGAAGTACGGCGAGGAGTGGACCTTCGAGGTGCGCGACGGCGCCGTCCACCACGAGAGCCATGAGGCCCTGGTCTACCGGGTCGCCCCGGCCACCGCGTTCGGCTTCCGCAAGGGCGAGTACGGCCAGACGCGCTGGCGCTTCTGA
- a CDS encoding NmrA family NAD(P)-binding protein — protein sequence MTVESPTSATTSAPVLVTGATGQQGGATARALLSAGVPVRALVRDPAGERAKAVAALGAELVGGDLLDLDSVRRAAEGARAVFSIQMPDMNDLQGDSEWIQGRNLIEAARDAGVAQFVHTSVSGAGQHHTAPGWAEGRWAAMEHYFATKSGLQDRIREAGFRHWTLLKPAFFMENFLSLLPNGPEGGLATILEPGTELSLIAVADIGTAAAAAIAEPERFHEVELELAGDHMTMTRVAEVLSEVTGAEVTAPSMTVDEALAAGMPQWGLGHGWLNAVGQPARPEFARALGLPLTGFAEWAGRHLRPARPAVV from the coding sequence ATGACCGTGGAATCCCCGACGTCCGCCACGACCTCCGCCCCCGTCCTCGTCACCGGTGCCACCGGACAGCAGGGCGGCGCCACCGCCCGTGCCCTGCTCTCGGCGGGCGTTCCCGTGCGGGCCCTGGTCCGCGATCCGGCCGGCGAGCGGGCCAAGGCCGTGGCGGCGCTCGGTGCCGAGCTGGTCGGCGGCGATCTGCTCGATCTCGACTCGGTGCGGCGGGCCGCCGAGGGGGCGCGTGCCGTCTTCTCGATCCAGATGCCCGATATGAACGATCTCCAGGGCGACTCCGAGTGGATCCAGGGGCGCAACCTGATCGAGGCCGCGCGGGACGCGGGGGTGGCACAGTTCGTGCACACCTCCGTCTCGGGCGCCGGGCAGCACCACACCGCGCCCGGCTGGGCGGAGGGCCGCTGGGCGGCGATGGAGCACTACTTCGCGACCAAGAGCGGCCTCCAGGACCGGATCCGGGAGGCGGGTTTCCGCCACTGGACGCTCCTCAAGCCCGCCTTCTTCATGGAGAACTTCCTGTCCCTGCTCCCGAACGGCCCCGAGGGCGGCCTGGCCACCATCCTCGAGCCCGGCACCGAGCTCTCCCTCATCGCCGTCGCCGACATCGGTACGGCGGCGGCCGCGGCCATCGCGGAGCCCGAGCGGTTCCATGAGGTCGAGCTGGAACTGGCGGGCGACCACATGACCATGACCCGGGTCGCCGAGGTCCTCTCCGAGGTCACGGGCGCCGAAGTGACCGCCCCGTCCATGACCGTGGACGAGGCGCTCGCCGCCGGGATGCCGCAGTGGGGCCTCGGGCACGGGTGGCTGAACGCGGTCGGCCAGCCCGCCCGCCCCGAGTTCGCGCGGGCCCTCGGCCTCCCGCTCACCGGCTTCGCCGAATGGGCCGGGCGCCATCTGCGGCCCGCGCGGCCCGCGGTGGTCTGA
- a CDS encoding TetR/AcrR family transcriptional regulator, translated as MPAQRADARRNYARILAVAEEEVAARGADASLEQIARTAGVGSATVRRHFPTRRALLEAVFRERIESLAARARELAEADDVRAALLDWLGALTVYSATVQGLATALLRDGELDPEHANPCVNTLAEAGEPLLRRAERAGAVAPGVTPVDLVTLIAGIALTTQHHPDPATEATRLLHLTVAGISPRG; from the coding sequence ATGCCCGCCCAGCGCGCGGACGCCCGGCGCAACTACGCGCGCATCCTCGCCGTCGCCGAAGAGGAGGTCGCCGCACGCGGCGCCGACGCCTCCCTGGAACAGATCGCCCGCACCGCCGGAGTCGGCTCGGCCACCGTGCGCCGCCACTTCCCCACCCGGCGGGCCCTGCTGGAAGCGGTCTTCCGCGAGCGCATCGAATCCCTGGCCGCCCGCGCCCGCGAACTCGCGGAGGCGGACGACGTACGGGCCGCCCTGCTCGACTGGCTGGGCGCGCTCACCGTCTACTCCGCAACGGTCCAGGGTCTGGCCACCGCGCTCCTACGGGACGGCGAACTCGACCCGGAGCACGCGAACCCCTGCGTGAACACCCTCGCCGAGGCGGGCGAACCCCTGCTGCGACGAGCCGAACGGGCCGGTGCGGTGGCCCCCGGCGTGACCCCGGTCGACCTGGTCACCCTGATCGCCGGCATCGCCCTGACCACTCAGCACCACCCCGACCCCGCCACCGAGGCGACCCGGCTGCTGCACTTGACCGTGGCGGGCATCAGCCCGCGGGGGTGA
- the sodN gene encoding superoxide dismutase, Ni: MLSRLFAPKVQVSAHCDLPCGVYDPAQARIEAESVKAIQEKYQANEDPHFRARATTIKEERAELAKHHVSVLWSDYFKPPHFEKYPELHQLVNDALKALSAAKGSTDPATGQKALDYIAQIDKIFWETKKG; encoded by the coding sequence ATGCTCTCCCGCCTGTTCGCCCCCAAGGTTCAGGTCAGCGCCCACTGCGACCTGCCCTGCGGTGTGTACGACCCGGCCCAGGCCCGCATCGAAGCCGAGTCCGTCAAGGCCATCCAGGAGAAGTACCAGGCCAACGAGGACCCGCACTTCCGCGCTCGTGCCACCACCATCAAGGAGGAGCGCGCGGAGCTCGCAAAGCACCATGTCTCGGTGCTGTGGAGCGACTACTTCAAGCCCCCGCACTTTGAGAAGTACCCCGAGCTGCACCAGCTGGTCAACGACGCCCTCAAGGCCCTGAGCGCGGCCAAGGGCTCGACCGACCCGGCCACGGGGCAGAAGGCCCTGGACTACATCGCCCAGATCGACAAGATCTTCTGGGAGACCAAGAAGGGCTGA
- a CDS encoding CGNR zinc finger domain-containing protein, which produces MELAYYSDLAVRLVNSEEPSRGTDTLTSVEAVRALFGESQARRTTDADVTRLRSVRARLRAVFEAAAGGDEVLAVDLLNALLIEFPVSPQISGHELRDEDGRPKWHMHIADYAANAGAGYAATASMGLAFHLTELGADRLGICEASPCRNAYLDTSTNRSRRYCSDRCATRANVAAYRARKRLDAERTAGAERSRHQDREPTGRTADTAQETSPAIDR; this is translated from the coding sequence GTGGAACTGGCTTATTACTCGGATCTCGCCGTGCGCCTGGTCAACAGCGAGGAGCCGAGCCGCGGCACCGACACCCTGACCTCGGTGGAGGCCGTACGGGCGCTCTTCGGGGAGAGTCAGGCCCGGCGGACGACCGACGCGGATGTCACCCGGCTGAGGTCGGTCAGGGCCCGGCTGCGCGCGGTCTTCGAGGCGGCGGCGGGCGGCGACGAGGTACTGGCGGTGGACCTGCTGAACGCGCTGCTCATCGAGTTCCCGGTGAGTCCGCAGATCTCCGGCCATGAGCTCCGCGACGAGGACGGCCGCCCCAAGTGGCATATGCACATCGCGGACTACGCCGCCAACGCGGGCGCCGGATACGCCGCGACCGCCTCGATGGGGCTGGCCTTCCACCTCACCGAGCTGGGCGCCGACCGGCTGGGCATCTGTGAGGCGTCACCCTGCCGCAACGCCTATCTCGACACATCGACAAATCGTTCCCGGCGCTACTGCTCCGACCGCTGCGCCACCCGCGCCAATGTGGCCGCCTACCGCGCCCGCAAACGCCTGGACGCCGAGCGGACGGCCGGCGCCGAGCGCAGCCGCCACCAGGACCGCGAGCCCACCGGCCGTACGGCGGACACCGCCCAGGAGACCAGCCCGGCCATCGACCGCTGA
- a CDS encoding class I SAM-dependent methyltransferase, whose protein sequence is MTDTVAVADWQAWQRSWDRQQEWYLPDREERFRVMLDAVEAVVGPEPRILDLACGTGSISDRALRRFPGATSTGVDLDPALLTIARGHFAAEPRAEFVTADLRDPAWTERLPHRAYDAVLTATALHWLRSDELRVLYGQVAGVVREGGVFLNADHMPDPETPRLNAADHAYQKARQARARAEGTQDWVDWWQTAARDEVLAGPVAERFSIFGDPADGDHADGETQPVAWHAGALRAAGFGEARAVWCSPSDAMVLGLK, encoded by the coding sequence ATGACGGACACCGTCGCCGTGGCGGACTGGCAGGCGTGGCAGCGGAGCTGGGACCGGCAGCAGGAGTGGTACCTCCCCGATCGTGAGGAACGGTTCCGGGTGATGCTCGACGCGGTCGAGGCCGTCGTCGGCCCGGAGCCCCGGATCCTCGACCTGGCGTGTGGCACGGGCAGTATCTCGGACCGGGCGCTGCGCCGGTTCCCGGGCGCCACCAGCACCGGCGTCGACCTCGACCCCGCGCTCCTGACGATCGCCCGCGGCCACTTCGCCGCCGAGCCGCGCGCCGAGTTCGTGACCGCCGATCTGCGCGACCCGGCGTGGACCGAGCGGCTGCCGCACCGTGCGTACGACGCCGTCCTGACCGCCACGGCGCTCCACTGGCTGCGCTCGGACGAGCTGCGGGTGCTGTACGGGCAGGTCGCGGGCGTGGTGCGGGAGGGCGGGGTGTTCCTCAACGCCGACCACATGCCCGATCCGGAGACGCCCCGGCTCAACGCGGCCGACCACGCGTACCAGAAGGCGCGGCAGGCGCGGGCCAGGGCCGAGGGCACCCAGGACTGGGTGGACTGGTGGCAGACCGCCGCGCGGGACGAAGTGTTGGCGGGGCCGGTCGCCGAGCGGTTCTCGATCTTCGGCGATCCGGCGGACGGCGACCACGCGGACGGTGAGACGCAGCCCGTCGCCTGGCATGCCGGGGCACTGCGCGCGGCGGGCTTCGGGGAGGCGCGGGCCGTCTGGTGCTCGCCCTCGGACGCGATGGTGCTCGGGCTGAAGTGA
- a CDS encoding amino acid ABC transporter ATP-binding protein, which produces MVKAEGVHKSFGPVQVLKGIDLEVAPREVFCLIGPSGSGKSTFLRCINHLEKINSGRLYVDGDLVGYRQKGDKLYELKDREVAEKRRDIGMVFQRFNLFPHMTALENVIEAPVQVKRESKAVARERALKLLDRVGLADKAANYPSQLSGGQQQRVAIARALAMEPKLMLFDEPTSALDPELVGDVLDVMRGLAEDGMTMIVVTHEMGFAREVGDSVVFMDDGVVVESGHPREVLTNPRHERTKSFLSKVL; this is translated from the coding sequence ATGGTGAAGGCCGAGGGCGTCCACAAGTCCTTCGGCCCGGTTCAGGTCCTCAAGGGCATCGACCTCGAGGTCGCCCCGCGTGAGGTGTTCTGCCTGATCGGCCCGTCCGGCTCCGGCAAGTCCACCTTCCTGCGCTGCATCAACCACCTGGAGAAGATCAACTCCGGGCGGCTGTACGTGGACGGCGATCTGGTCGGCTACCGCCAGAAGGGCGACAAGCTCTACGAGCTCAAGGACCGCGAGGTCGCCGAGAAGCGGCGCGACATCGGCATGGTGTTCCAGCGTTTCAACCTCTTCCCGCACATGACCGCGCTGGAGAACGTGATCGAGGCGCCGGTCCAGGTCAAGCGGGAGTCCAAGGCGGTGGCCCGGGAGCGCGCGCTGAAGCTGCTGGACCGAGTGGGCCTCGCCGACAAGGCGGCCAACTACCCCTCCCAGCTCTCCGGCGGCCAGCAGCAGCGCGTGGCGATCGCGCGGGCGCTGGCGATGGAGCCGAAGCTGATGCTCTTCGACGAGCCCACCTCGGCGCTCGACCCGGAGCTGGTCGGCGATGTGCTCGATGTGATGCGCGGGCTCGCGGAGGACGGCATGACGATGATCGTCGTGACGCATGAGATGGGCTTCGCGCGCGAGGTCGGGGACTCGGTCGTCTTCATGGACGACGGCGTGGTGGTGGAGTCCGGGCATCCGCGGGAGGTGCTGACCAATCCGCGGCACGAGCGGACGAAGTCGTTCCTGTCCAAGGTGCTGTAA
- a CDS encoding amino acid ABC transporter permease: MTTKIEKAGPVDVPPPAPESIKAIPVRHYGRWVAAIIAIALIALLISAFARGDVNWNAIPDYFFDGEVLRGVRNTVWITILSMVLGVALGVILAVMRLSKNPVTASIAWGYIWFFRGTPVYVQLLVWFNLGLVFDYINIMPIYKDEWSDFMTPFLAALLGLGLNEAAYMAEICRAGIQSVDEGQSEAAQALGMSHAKTLRRVVLPQAMRVIVPPTGNEFINMLKTTSLVIAVQYWDLLQATSEVGQNSGATAEMLFLAAAWYLILTSVLSVGQYYLERYYARGSSRSLPATPLQRVRANLLSFSNRSGGVGA; this comes from the coding sequence GTGACTACTAAGATCGAAAAGGCGGGGCCGGTCGACGTCCCGCCGCCGGCGCCGGAGAGCATCAAGGCCATCCCGGTGCGGCACTACGGCCGCTGGGTCGCCGCGATCATCGCCATCGCCCTGATCGCGCTGCTGATCTCCGCCTTCGCCCGCGGTGACGTCAACTGGAACGCCATCCCGGACTACTTCTTCGACGGCGAGGTCCTCAGGGGCGTTCGCAACACCGTCTGGATCACCATCCTCTCGATGGTGCTCGGCGTGGCCCTCGGCGTCATCCTCGCGGTGATGCGGCTGTCGAAGAACCCGGTGACCGCCTCCATCGCCTGGGGCTACATCTGGTTCTTCCGCGGCACCCCGGTCTATGTGCAGCTGCTGGTCTGGTTCAACCTCGGCCTGGTGTTCGACTACATCAACATCATGCCGATCTACAAGGACGAGTGGTCGGACTTCATGACCCCGTTCCTGGCCGCCCTGCTGGGCCTGGGCCTGAACGAGGCCGCGTACATGGCCGAGATCTGCCGGGCGGGCATCCAGTCGGTCGACGAGGGCCAGTCCGAGGCCGCCCAGGCGCTCGGCATGAGCCACGCCAAGACGCTGCGCCGGGTGGTGCTGCCGCAGGCGATGCGGGTGATCGTGCCACCGACCGGCAATGAGTTCATCAACATGCTCAAGACCACCTCGCTGGTGATCGCGGTGCAGTACTGGGACCTGCTCCAGGCCACCTCCGAGGTCGGGCAGAACTCCGGCGCCACGGCGGAGATGCTCTTCCTGGCGGCCGCCTGGTACCTGATCCTCACCTCCGTGCTCAGCGTCGGCCAGTACTACCTGGAGCGGTACTACGCGCGCGGCTCGAGCCGTAGCCTCCCGGCCACCCCGCTCCAGCGGGTCCGGGCCAATCTCCTCTCCTTCAGCAACCGCTCCGGAGGTGTCGGCGCATGA
- a CDS encoding ABC transporter substrate-binding protein has product MTASFTPRGATLKSRMAPVGAIAVVGALLLTGCGDQTDKATGGSNSNSAPLFNQLPKEIQSSKVIKVGSDINYPPVEFKKNGQVMGIDPDVADALGKQLGVKFEFNNGTFDTLLSGLRSKRYDIAMSAMTDNKGRQEGVDPDTGKKAGEGVDFVDYFTAGVSIYTKKGANSGIKTWDDLCGKKIVVQRGTVSHDLAKSQSKTCQKKGKGKISVEAFGNDTEAQTRLRGGGAAAGSSDFPVAAYAVKTSGGGKDFELVGDQVEAAPYGIAVAKKNTQLRDALKQALALIIANGEYDKIIAKWGVKDGAVTKAIINGGK; this is encoded by the coding sequence ATGACCGCCAGCTTCACGCCCCGTGGGGCCACCCTGAAGTCCCGGATGGCCCCCGTCGGCGCGATAGCGGTGGTAGGTGCCCTGCTGCTGACGGGCTGCGGCGATCAGACCGACAAGGCCACGGGCGGGTCCAACAGCAACTCCGCCCCGCTGTTCAACCAGCTGCCCAAGGAGATCCAGAGCTCCAAGGTGATCAAGGTGGGCTCGGACATCAACTACCCGCCGGTCGAGTTCAAGAAGAACGGCCAGGTCATGGGCATCGACCCGGATGTCGCCGACGCCCTCGGCAAGCAGCTCGGGGTGAAGTTCGAGTTCAACAACGGCACCTTCGACACCCTGCTCTCGGGTCTGCGCTCCAAGCGCTACGACATCGCCATGTCGGCCATGACCGACAACAAGGGCCGCCAGGAGGGTGTCGACCCGGACACCGGCAAGAAGGCGGGCGAGGGCGTCGACTTCGTCGACTACTTCACCGCGGGTGTCTCGATCTACACCAAGAAGGGCGCCAACTCGGGCATCAAGACCTGGGACGACCTGTGCGGCAAGAAGATCGTCGTGCAGCGCGGCACGGTCTCCCACGACCTGGCCAAGTCCCAGTCGAAGACCTGCCAGAAGAAGGGCAAGGGCAAGATCTCGGTCGAGGCGTTCGGCAATGACACCGAGGCCCAGACCCGGCTGCGCGGCGGTGGCGCCGCCGCCGGCTCCAGCGACTTCCCGGTCGCCGCGTACGCGGTGAAGACCTCCGGCGGCGGCAAGGACTTCGAGCTCGTCGGCGATCAGGTGGAGGCGGCCCCGTACGGCATCGCCGTCGCCAAGAAGAACACCCAGCTGCGCGATGCCCTCAAGCAGGCCCTCGCCCTGATCATCGCGAACGGCGAATACGACAAGATCATCGCGAAGTGGGGCGTCAAGGACGGCGCGGTCACCAAGGCCATCATCAACGGCGGCAAGTGA
- a CDS encoding NAD(P)-dependent malic enzyme — translation MAAEMVNPRSDSTSGSGEGAEGVTDGEPFDPAFALHRGGKMAVQATVPVRDRDDLSLAYTPGVAKVCSAIAEQPELVHDYTWKSQVVAVVTDGSAVLGLGDIGPEASLPVMEGKAILFKQFGGVDAVPIALDCRDVDEIVETVARFAPSFGGVNLEDISAPRCFEIERKLQERVDIPIFHDDQHGTAVVTLAALRNAAKLTNRALGQLRAVISGAGAAGVAIARILTEAGIGDVAVCDRKGVVSPDREDLTDVKRELAGFTNKAGLTGSLEAALDGADVFIGVSGGTVPQDAVAKMAPDAFIFAMANPNPEIHPDVAHQYASVVATGRSDFPNQINNVLAFPGIFAGALQVRASRITEGMKLAAAEALAAVVADELSADKVIPSPFDERVAPAVTAAVAAAARAEGVARR, via the coding sequence GTGGCAGCGGAGATGGTCAATCCTCGCAGCGACAGCACAAGCGGCAGCGGCGAAGGAGCTGAAGGCGTGACCGACGGGGAGCCCTTCGATCCGGCGTTCGCCCTGCACCGCGGCGGCAAGATGGCCGTCCAGGCGACCGTGCCGGTGCGCGACCGGGACGATCTGTCCCTCGCGTACACACCGGGCGTGGCCAAGGTGTGCAGCGCGATCGCCGAGCAGCCCGAGCTCGTCCATGACTACACCTGGAAGTCCCAGGTCGTGGCCGTGGTGACGGACGGCAGCGCGGTGCTGGGGCTCGGCGACATCGGTCCGGAGGCGTCCCTTCCGGTGATGGAGGGCAAGGCGATCCTCTTCAAGCAGTTCGGCGGTGTGGACGCGGTGCCGATCGCGCTCGACTGCCGGGACGTGGACGAGATCGTGGAGACCGTCGCCCGGTTCGCGCCCTCGTTCGGCGGCGTCAATCTGGAGGACATCTCCGCGCCCCGCTGCTTCGAGATCGAGCGCAAGCTCCAGGAGCGGGTCGACATCCCGATCTTCCACGACGACCAGCACGGCACGGCGGTGGTCACCCTCGCCGCGCTGCGCAACGCCGCCAAGCTGACGAACCGCGCGCTGGGCCAGCTGCGCGCCGTCATCTCCGGGGCGGGCGCCGCCGGTGTGGCCATCGCCCGGATCCTCACCGAGGCGGGCATCGGCGATGTGGCGGTGTGCGACCGCAAGGGCGTCGTCTCGCCGGACCGCGAGGACCTCACCGACGTCAAGCGCGAGCTGGCCGGCTTCACCAACAAGGCCGGACTCACCGGGTCCCTGGAGGCCGCGCTGGACGGCGCCGACGTCTTCATCGGCGTCAGCGGCGGCACGGTGCCGCAGGACGCGGTGGCCAAGATGGCGCCGGACGCCTTCATCTTCGCGATGGCCAACCCCAACCCGGAGATCCACCCGGACGTCGCCCACCAGTACGCGTCCGTGGTCGCCACCGGGCGCAGCGACTTCCCGAACCAGATCAACAACGTCCTCGCCTTCCCCGGCATCTTCGCGGGCGCCCTCCAGGTCCGGGCCTCCCGGATCACCGAGGGCATGAAGCTCGCGGCCGCCGAGGCGCTGGCCGCCGTGGTGGCCGACGAGCTCAGCGCGGACAAGGTCATCCCCTCGCCGTTCGACGAGCGGGTCGCCCCCGCTGTGACCGCGGCCGTCGCCGCGGCCGCCCGCGCGGAGGGCGTCGCCCGCCGCTGA
- a CDS encoding zinc-binding dehydrogenase produces MFAAYAARIDRDQPLSGLELGERPEPEARPGWTTVNVKAASLNHHDLWSLRGVGLGEESLPMILGCDAAGIDEDGNEVVLHSVIGQSGHGVGPKEPRSILTERYQGTFAEKVTVPSWNVLPKPKELSFEEAACLPTAWLTAYRMLFTNAGVRPGDSVLVQGAGGGVATAAIVLGAAAGLRVLATSRDEAKRARAVELGAEGAYEPGERLPRRVDAVIETVGAATWSHSVKSLKPGGTLVISGATSGPNPKAAELNRIFFLELKVVGSTMGGKDELEDLLSFCAARGVRPVIDSVLPLDRAREGFEKMAGGDLFGKVVLTV; encoded by the coding sequence ATGTTCGCTGCCTATGCCGCACGTATCGACCGTGACCAGCCGCTGAGCGGCCTCGAACTGGGGGAGCGCCCCGAGCCGGAGGCCCGGCCGGGCTGGACCACCGTGAACGTCAAGGCCGCCTCGCTCAACCACCACGACCTGTGGTCGCTGCGCGGTGTGGGCCTCGGCGAGGAGTCGCTTCCGATGATCCTCGGCTGTGACGCGGCCGGGATCGACGAGGACGGCAACGAGGTCGTCCTCCACTCCGTCATCGGCCAGAGCGGACACGGCGTCGGCCCGAAGGAGCCCCGCTCCATCCTCACCGAGCGCTACCAGGGCACCTTCGCCGAGAAGGTGACCGTCCCCAGCTGGAATGTGCTGCCCAAGCCCAAGGAGCTCTCCTTCGAGGAGGCCGCCTGTCTGCCCACGGCCTGGCTGACCGCGTACCGCATGCTGTTCACCAACGCGGGGGTGCGCCCCGGCGACAGCGTCCTGGTCCAGGGCGCCGGGGGCGGTGTGGCCACCGCCGCGATCGTGCTGGGCGCGGCCGCCGGGCTGCGGGTGCTGGCCACCAGCCGTGACGAGGCCAAGCGGGCCCGCGCCGTCGAGCTGGGCGCCGAGGGCGCGTACGAGCCGGGGGAGCGGCTGCCGCGCCGGGTGGACGCCGTGATCGAGACGGTGGGCGCCGCGACCTGGTCGCATTCGGTCAAGTCCCTCAAGCCCGGCGGCACCCTGGTGATTTCGGGCGCCACCAGCGGCCCCAACCCGAAGGCCGCCGAGCTCAACCGGATCTTCTTCCTGGAGCTGAAGGTCGTCGGCTCCACGATGGGCGGGAAGGACGAGCTGGAGGACCTGCTGAGCTTCTGCGCCGCGCGCGGGGTACGGCCGGTGATCGATTCGGTGCTGCCGCTGGACCGGGCCCGCGAGGGGTTCGAGAAGATGGCGGGCGGCGATCTCTTCGGCAAGGTCGTACTGACGGTCTGA
- a CDS encoding antibiotic biosynthesis monooxygenase: MSAPTSPGPLPDLTRPDVGAALFSTWSVGTPERQRAAVDAIAAAWDSRPWPAPELLSYNLYEGTDGDTLMHHSQWADEAAYHAFFRTQRQQRNDAIDAAVPDIKRLGLAYYRHYRGFQAPAADQGATTDPGLFVVVEIDFNDPDPQVRRSWVDLVIEALEREPDPGLLSADFHLIADGERHLSTDRARVLNYARWTDVEAYEAALAADGPRGGGSSAWDRVLDFPARVDASSRSYRFRRSFVRPSAS; the protein is encoded by the coding sequence ATGTCCGCCCCGACCAGCCCCGGACCGCTGCCCGACCTCACCCGGCCCGATGTGGGCGCCGCGCTGTTCAGCACCTGGAGCGTCGGCACACCGGAACGGCAGCGGGCCGCGGTCGACGCCATCGCCGCCGCCTGGGACAGCCGCCCCTGGCCGGCGCCCGAGCTGCTCTCGTACAACCTCTACGAGGGCACGGACGGCGATACGCTGATGCACCACTCCCAGTGGGCCGACGAGGCCGCGTACCACGCCTTCTTCCGGACTCAGCGCCAGCAGCGCAACGACGCGATCGACGCCGCGGTCCCGGACATCAAGCGGCTCGGCCTCGCCTACTACCGTCACTACCGCGGCTTCCAGGCACCGGCCGCCGACCAGGGCGCCACGACGGACCCCGGGCTGTTCGTCGTGGTCGAGATCGACTTCAACGACCCCGATCCCCAGGTCCGCCGGTCCTGGGTGGATCTGGTCATCGAGGCCCTGGAGCGCGAGCCCGACCCGGGCCTGCTCTCCGCCGACTTCCATCTGATCGCCGACGGCGAGCGCCATCTGTCCACCGACCGGGCCCGGGTGCTCAACTACGCCCGCTGGACCGACGTGGAGGCGTACGAGGCGGCGCTGGCGGCCGACGGGCCGCGCGGCGGCGGCTCGTCCGCCTGGGACCGGGTGCTCGACTTCCCCGCCCGGGTGGATGCCTCGTCCCGCTCCTATCGCTTCCGGCGGAGCTTCGTACGGCCGTCGGCGTCGTAA